Sequence from the Amaranthus tricolor cultivar Red isolate AtriRed21 chromosome 16, ASM2621246v1, whole genome shotgun sequence genome:
CTCTTTTACCAATGCCCAGATGATGAGTGGAAGAAAGAGTTTATAATCAACCTCATTCATCCTAACTTGGATAAGTGATGTAATGAAAATGCTTAACTTATAAAATTATGTAGACTTTGTGTTTGGTTGTCAAAAACATATATTGGAATCTTTTTGTGTGGAGATGTATTGACACCATTTTGAGTGAAAATGTATTGAACTAGTATTTTTAATTAGTGGTAATTATCTATTTGCAACAtaatatgtgtgtatgtatttgtgtgtttaataaatgtatgtatgtatctatatatatatatatatatatatatatataaactggaCAGAGAATCCATTCcataattgaaccaaacagtgtgaatggattgaatatctattacaggattgaaccaaacagttttaGTCTGGTATGGGGTTCTGAATCCATACCATCCTGGTATGGGGTTGCATACCATTCCATTCCTGCTCACTGAACCAAACGGACCCTTAAAGTgatgaaaacaattaaagtggtgaaaattgaaaaccaaaCATAAATATACATGATGTGGCAAAAGGTGCACATACTTTCTTAAAACGTGCATAAATTTTTGTGAATGAAGAAGTTTGTGTTGTTTTACAAAAATGCCAACTAAATATGTATACCTTTTAAACAGGTATGTACACCTTTTAGCAAATGttcaattatttacaaaattgccaccCGAATATGTGCATCTTTTAGATAATTTGTATACCTatttcagttttcaccactttaattgATTTTAACGTGATCCAAAacctacatatatatacacacacatacacacgaAAAGGCATCCTATTCTCTCCTTTTAGCTCATTATTGCCAAGACATTAGGATATAATTAAGAACTACTTTATAAAAACTACTTTATACCCTTAAATTTGCAACAATTACATTCTTTTATAACAAGTTTAGAGAGAAGAAAAACAAGATATCTTACATAAATAACTGCAATGTAGAGGGAGATGAGGGAGAACAAACGTGTAATGAAAATTGATGAGGATGTAGGTATACTTCCAAAAGAAAATGTAACAAATTAAGCAAGACTGactaaattagtttaaattgtGTCAAATTCAGAACACGCATGAAGTAAACTCCTGGCCGACAAAATGgagaaaaatagaagaaaaaatgCATCAGGTCACTTATTTACAATTAGACAGCAAGGACTGTAAAACACTATGAGGAATACGAAAAAAATGATGCACACTTAATTATTATGCACAAATACACATCAACTTCCTTTTCAACATTATCatttttgcaacaaaaaaaaacgAGTAATACAAAACACTATATGTGGaatacgaaaaaaaaaaaaaaaaaaaaaagatacacTTAATTATCATGCTTAGAAACAATACAAATCAACTTCGTTTtcaacattattatttttgcaataaataaataaaaattaaaaattaaaaaaaaaactgagtGTATAACAAGAATGGGATCAGTAAGAACAAAAATAGCATAGATAAGAATTTCTCAATAACCCAGCcataaatatgtaaatataaataagTAAACAAGAGTACAAAGGAGAGTTGCACCTATCTAAGATCCAACACGATATATAAAGTCAAGAACTAAAGTCTCATGCTATTTTAGACACAGTGAAGTAAAAGTCTCTGAAATAGACATTTAATTAGCAGCTATCTAAACAGTAGCAGGTAGTAGGCAGCTTTCAATCACAATaagcaaattgaaaataatatgcaACGATTTCAATCACAATaagcaaattgaaaataatgattTCATCAAAAAACATCTTGCCACATAGCAGGAAAAAAACACCCAACAAATTACAAGACTGAGCAGAAAAACAGAAAATGgatgaaaacaaaaaagaagCACAAAGTAAATAAAACTTCAAGCTTTGAATACATGAAGAATGTTCAAAAGCACAAACCTCTCTTCTTGAGACATGCCAGAATGGATGCAGATTGAAGGGAAGTTGCACTCCACAAGAAGTTTGTTCAGCTCAGCAGCTCTACTCACACTCTTTACAAAGATGACAACTTGGTTAAAATCCAAAGCATCCAAAAGGTCATTCAGCTTGCGATTTTTCTCTAGCTCGGACAATTTGATGTAGTGCTACGGAGCAAACAAACATAGTTCAGAAACCCTAAGGCATGACAAGATTCATTCAAAGAAACCACACGATGATTCCCATACCTGGACAAGACCATGAAGGGTCAACTTggcttcatcatcaacatatatttccATCGGCTGTAAGGAAGAAATATCACAGTAAATCATATTAGAGGCATCCTCAATCGTAAGGAATCCATTATCAAGAAGGCTGAAGATCCCTCAAGTCCACAGATGTCTCCTCGAAGATACTTGATATAGCACATCACTTTACAACCACCCTCACTCACCAAATATGGTTCATAATACCTACATAGCTAAGCTTCCACAAAATTATGACACTTTAAACTTTGAGCCCAGACCCCAACCACTCGCAACCATTTCTCTCAGGTATGCCGATACTTTTAAACACTTTTATTCCCTCATGTTATCACAAAGAAAATTAAACTGGatatgatgaataaacgatgttGAACCACATCTCGTGCAACCATCGAATAAAACCTAACTTATACTCACACTAGCCTACCCAAATATAGATCACCATTAGGAAAGATGATGTGGAAAGTACACCATCGAGTGAGATGGCAATTTAGACAATAACATCTATACACCTAGGTAGATATCTTCTGCAGTAAGCTGGCATAATGGAAGACttcaaattcaataaaaattggCCATGAGATTATTACATCTTGCATAAATTTTTTGCAAACAGGACGGATCGTTTTGCTGAGAGTGGCAGAGAACATCATCACTTGCTTGTCATGAGGTGTCATTTTGAAGATCTCTTGAACATCTCTTCTCATGTCTGTAAATTTAAAAGAACACCCAGTCAAAGTAAGTTGAAGGACGTAACTTCATAAAAAAAACtgtaaaaatcagaaaaaccaCAAGAAACATACCAAGGGACTCTAGCATTTTATCACATTCGTCAAGGATAAAATGACGAACATTCTTTAATGAGAGATCCTTGTCTCTAGCTAGTGAAAGTACTCTTCCAGGTGTACCCACAACAATGTGCGGGCATTCATTCTTCAGCAGGTCCTTGTGAACTTTGATGTTGACACCGCCATAGAACACAGCAACTTTAATGCCTGGCAAATATGTGCTAAACCTCTCGAATTCATGACAGATCTACAGCAATTAACATATGACAGATGATGTTATAGCTAGCTGTACACTATTTTCTCAGCAAAAAAAGCTAGCTGTACACTATTTTCTCAGCAAAAAAGCAGACTAAGGGAAGAGCATTATCACAAACCTGATACGCCAGCTCCCTGGTGTGACAAAGAACAAGTGCAGCAACTTGTCCCGCTACAGGATCAATCTGTTGTAAGGTTGACAGTACAAAAACAGCAGTCTTCCCCATACCAGATTTTGCTTGGCATATCACATCCATACCCAATATAGCTTGAGGAATGCACTCATGTTGCACTGAAGAAATACCAAAAAATTGATGCAAGGAACCCGCAGTAAGTAAAATATGACCTCCTGGTTCTTGTAATTGAAAGCTTTATAAGACCATTTTTTATCTTCAAGTTCAGTTGAAAAAGTGAATTACCTGGTAAGAAAACAAAGCTTTAGTAGAATTCCAATAGTACATATAAAAATGATAAGAAACAAAGGTGAGCATTATTGGCTCGAAATTGCAAAGGATCATCGAGCAAATCCTCAGTTAAGTTGAATAACTGTGCCATCTACCAACAGCTACAGCAAGAATTGCACCTCGAGACCAACATTCACAGCTACACCCGATTAAAATGAGTGCTTACAGTCAAAAGAAACCCTAATTAAACTATGGTACTAGAGTTGACGTGCTCAATCGTCACATAACAGATGCTAAAAATACACATAGTTGACCGAGCTAATAACATACATAGTTGATCATGTTAATGACATATCAATAACATCATCGAAGAAGTTCTACAAGCTAATGAACATGTACCCCGTTTCAAATACTTTTATATTTCTGTTTAAAATACTTAGTTCATCAACTGTAGGTGACttgtattaaaattatattttcaattccaacaaatccACAAAATGTTCAATTTATAATAGAACTCTTGCCTTCAGATGGATGCTCAAAACCAGAGTCAACAATTGCCCGCAAAAGTTCTGGCTTCAAAAGAAAGTCTCTAAATCCTGAACTGTAAATTCCAACGTAGCCCCTATAAAACAAGCACACAATGATCAAGAAACGAACATCAACATTCAAGAAGTACCAATTCTACAAAGTAATGTAAGCAATCAGTGAACTATATCTATACCAATTCAAGAtatatcaacatcaacattcaAGATGTATCAATTCTATATAGTGTAAGCTATCAGTAAATTACATCAACACAGGATAAAAGACATGTTCATTGATATTCTAACAGTAAATTGAAGTACACAAAATGAACAATACTTTTTGAGACAAATTTTTGTTTCAACCAAAGCCGGTTAATAAAGTTTTGGAATCACCTAAAAATTCTCATTCATTTGCTAATTCAACCAcaaaaattcatattatttaaaCACTGTaaccacaaaaaaaaatcataaactcTAAGTTAAAACTTTGTCAAAACGACTAAATTTCATGAATTTCAGAAAAGCAACAATAGACAATGAAATCCACCCACAAAAACAAATTCGAATCTTCCAAACAAAAAAGGAAAGTTTTAACATTAAATAgaaatcaaatacaattactgAATTACATAAACATAcacaacaaaaattaaaaaaagagacgAACTTTTTTCCAGCTTCGCCATTGGTTTTGATTCCGGAATCTGGAACcttctcttcttcctcatcGTAATCAAGAAGCTCCTCTTCGTAAGCTTCGTTTTCTCTGTTTTCTCCCATAGTTCTGTACAAAAAATACATATTAGCTTTTTCAGATTCAAATCCAAATTAGGGTTTTCAATCCCAAGAAAACAACTAGAACTgattaaaaccaaaaaaaacaaTCGAAATTAAAACAGCAGCAAAAAAAGATGAAAACCAACCTTCGAGTGAAGAATTCGACGAGCTAGGGTTAGGGTTTTATCAAAAGTCTGCAAAGGAAAATGTTAGACGAAAAAGGGGAAATAGTAGTAGAGATAAATGAGAGAAGGCAGCGAAAATAAAAACGAAGGGTTTAATATAAAGAGAATATGTGAAATTGACGGGTTTGAGCCCTTTGTGGCGGCAGGATTAATTTTCAAGATTTATACTAACACCTTCTCAGGGAGATACGACCTCAAAGTAACttttattattaggctatttaatttaaatataagacATGTCTTCTAGTGAAATCGTCTcgtataaaaatttgtgttcaagattttatgattttaaatggGAATTAACGGTTGaggttgatttgatttttttttgtagttaaGTGTGATTTTGATTGTGAGTTCAAACTTTATAAAATCTAATTATTACTATGTCCGTTCaattatacttttattatttttactgtTAAAAATATTGAAGTATCATTATTCTTTTATCTTTAGGTTAATATctaaaattgacatttttaaattaaataataaagctAATTATTAATGGATTGTGACATGAAGTTTTATATTGTAGCATGTGCATTTTAAGTTTTTGAGGAGGTGGATTCATCTGAGCGATCCACCTGTAAAGAAGCTCTTGTGGGATCTGAATCAACTTAGTGACTTATTGCTATGATTGATAAGATGGAGAGTTTACAGAAAAATAACACGTGATCACTTGTCAAACAATCACCTGACCAGAAAATTGCTACTTGTAAATGTCTCTTTAAGAAGAAAGAGGAAAAATCATCGCCTAAGGGTATCAGGTATAAGGCAAGACTAGTTGCAAGAGAGTTCATAGAACAATAAGGCGTAAACTATAATGAGATTTTCTCACTAGTGGTTCGACACACTTCCCTCTAGGTGTTACTTGCAATAGTTGCACgacaagatttaagaacttaaGCAACTAGATGTCAAGACTACTATCCTACATGAAGAGTTCGTATACaaactatggttttcaatttttcattagTCTAAAGAACCCTAGATTTTATCTTTTaacattttcaattaatttgtaATCAAGGTTATCTTCTGATTTTGATTCTTTCAAGTATTCTTTCTATTCTCTCACCATTTTGGGTTTATGTTCATCTCAACCTCCATTGTTGAGAGTTGAAGCTATTGCAATTTCTGGGTTTTATATCTTTGATTATCGATCACCTTCAAACTTTGTAGGTGTATTCCTTCTTGCTTTAATTACATTATTCCTTTGTTATTTTGCAATCTCATAATGGTTTGTGATGTTCACCATTATTGAGTTATACTATGTTTTTGCTTAATTTCAGTTGCTTGATCATCATGTTAGCATTTATTGTCATTGCTAGATATATTGATAGTATGAGTAGTAAGTAGTCTTTTAGGGTTAGGTTGACCCAATCTTTGCATATGGACTGATTTGGTAGTTAATAGTTGATGTTGATTTGATTGTGAACCCAAGAAGGGGGTTACTCTGTTTATTGTGTTAAGGTCACTTTGATCGCCTTCTAAACACCAATGAGAGTTGGGTTTCTAGGAGATCCGACCTCTCTCAATGATCGGAGTTGAGGGCAAGGGATCAACGAGAGTTGAACCTTGCACTCACCCTATAGATTGGGAGTTTCACCCTTCGCCTACGAGAGTAGGGAAGGATTGACGATTTGTTGGATATTTGTTGCCCATGGGAACGAGAGTGAGGGGAATAAGATTCTCGGATGTGATCCCAAGCCCGATCCAGGATCGGATTACACTTCGTATTTGAATTCACACCTTTACAATTAACCCAAAGTAGACCCTTAACTTGTCATATGAAGTCCATTGTATGTAAGTCAGCCCCTACCTCggtgttttctttctttattgtttttgttaattaCAATCATAGTTTAACCATCATCTACCTATATCTTATGTTATCCCAGTACCTAAGAGGCCTTAAGTCTCGCATTCCACTCCTTATGTTCGACTCGTATGTACTACAacaccgtgcacttgcggtaacTCACTATTTGAGATAAATTTGTGTGAATAAgtttttggcgccgttgccggggagtGAGATTTGTAAGACTTAAGTTGATTTTCATAGGTGTTGattgtatataaaaaaaaacaaaatacttGTTTGCTTTAATGGCTAGCTTCACTTACCAATTTGAACATGAACCTTTTTGGAGGTATTGTTGGAGACTCGGTGACTTTCTCCCTTGTGACCATGGTATTGAAATGTGGGAGATGTGTAATTTGATGTATGAGGgccttaatgttgaaaataggAATTTAGTAGAGTGTATGCATAATGGTGTGTTTTTCGCTCAACCAATTGAGCAAGCATGGGACTTCTTTGAATGGTTGTCCAAGGACACATATGAATTGGAAATGGCTACCATGAACACTCACTACTCTTCGCCCTCCCTTGACATACCTCAACCGACTTGCATTGACCATTTCAAGACTGAACACTCTTATTTGGCACGAAGGGTTGATGTTAATATAAACAATTTTAATAGGAGTCCTTATGAGAGTCTTGGCTTGGGGGGTGATCTAAATATAGGGAATGATGACTTAGTGTCCTTTCTTCCTTCTTTGTGCCCCTTGCCACTCATGGATTGTAGGCTAGACCCTAATGatacaattttaaattctattaaGGGTCTTATTAAGAAGTGTAAGGCCATATCCCAAGACCTTAGTGAACTTTCTCTTTCTTATAACAATGAGCCTTGTGTGGATATGGTTTGTGATGGCTTGAATTTAGAGGAGGATTATATGTCATATGATAATGTTCTTTACTTTGATGAGTCTCTTTTGCATACACATGTTGCTTGTGAGTCTCATGTCATTACACAATGTGACCCTCCTATAGTTAAGTCTTGTGATGTTGAGCATTATTTTCATGAGTCCTCCCCCATCCCCATTTGTGAGTCTCATGTTTTTATGCCTCTTGAGCATGACTTTTCTATGCCATGTATGTTTGCACCACTTTGTTGTGAGACTCTTGATGAGGTGCCATGTGTGCCTCACATTAATGAGTCTCCTATGTTTGTGCATTCTAATCCTTTATACGAGCCTAGTGACCAAGAGACTAATGTCTACATTAataatgtaacaccccggcccaacGAACCACCGGTGACTattcatggagactgtagactagccccacaaaccaacacaagtcttttcagcgcactttgacctcactcgtgcgcacccgagaAAACTTCCtaagaggtcacccatcctaagattgttccccaccaagcacgcttaattgtggagttcttagcaaatgggcgcCCATGAAatgaagatgcaccttgttgatatgagtagtctatcaatcctttttcatgtTAAATATGGGGTATCACAAGTGATGAGTCTCAAGTACATGTTTTTTTTGCGTCTTCTGTTGAGTTCTACGCTATGTCTCTTGGTCACTTTGATGTGCTTCCCGCCACTCCTGCTCATGTTCATATTGATGATTTTATTGCCTTGCCATCGATTGGTCATGTTATGACTTACATTGACTTATGTCATGACATACCAACTGATTCCTATTCTTTTCCTTTTGTCGGCTTTTCCTTTGGCTTTTCATCATGTAATGATAAGCCACTTTTATGTGCCTTCTTGCTTTTGGCCTTCTTCTTTGCCTATTCTCTTCTAATCTACTATGTCTTGATCTCTGCTTTTACTGGGAGTGAGTTTGATAAACTCCTTCGGGGTTTAACTAGATATTTATTGAAAAAGGTCTAGCTAATGACCTTAAAGAAGCGCTTGTTAGAAGGCAACCCAACCAAATTTCATTTTCTAGTTTTCATGTTTTTGAGttgtgtcttttttttttttggaaggcTTGGTTACTTGGATTGTTATGACAtggtttgatattttttttaacctaCCCACCCACCCTTTAGAGGGTCTTTTATATCCTTATTGGCTTGGGTGTGCCACCCCTTCCTTTTGCACCTTCTTTCGAATCGTTAAGCATTCGGGACGATGCTTGGTCTTGCTTGGGGGAGAATGCACTTTCTCTTTTGTGCATATTTATcgtgtttgtttatttttcttattttatgtcTTTTGCTATTACTCTTGCTCTTATTTATGCATGCTCCTTCTTATTTATGCCCTTCTCGAATGCGATTTGATAATGGTAATATGCTTGCATTAGTTGGCTTTGTTTATGCATTTTGCTTTTTAAACCCCTGACCTTGGTTTTGTTTGAGTGTGAGAGCATGGATGTCACTCTTTGACTTGCAGTTCCATTCCTTTGATTTGGCACAAGTAGGATTCTAGGTGACCCTCTTTAGGCAACGCGAAGCGCACTTGGGTTAGTGGCGCAGCCATTGATGCTGAGCAAACACAAATGACCTGTTTGTGAGGTTTGATTGAGCCTTCTCTATATGATACATGCTTATTTTTGAGATGTTTGATGTGTAGCGCACTAGGCATGACTTGAGGGACTTGGGCATTGTATGGATCTAGTTGCTAGTTTGGATCACGCCTATTCCCTTTCTTTCTTACTCCCATATTAGCCAACATTATACCCCACTTTCTTTCATATCTCGTTTGAACCTTCCACTTTCCTTCTTACTCCTCTATTTTCACACTTTTCTTCACCTTCACCCTACCCCTTTTGTAGCATACTAGTtggtttggttgatggtatgtTAATGGTTGGTTTATCACACTTGGCATAGGTCTTTAGCTTATCTTTgatttttgagtttttcttgaGGTCATCACTTGTATATATCATGGTGATATTTCAACTTTAGATATGGTTGTATATATTAGTTGGTATTGTATTGCTCTAAGAGCCCTTTGGTTTCTCTACCCGCTTTTGGTAGCGTTGtgtttgtttttatattatttgaaaaaaaaatgaaaaacaaataaaaaaagaaaaagaaaaataaaggtcAAAAGTTTGTATAGAAAATTATTAGTAGTTAATAaatgccaagttttgtgaaatCATAGgtcattttggtttgttttgggttAACTAGCTAGTTATGCTACCCCATTTTGTAAGCTTAGCCTTCCTTACCCTTCCTCTGTTTCACCACACTTTAGCCTTTATCATTTCACATCTTTTCGGTTGGTCCATCTACATCTAATGAAGCCCAAGCTTTTGAGTCCCCGAGTACCGAGGTACGAAACACAAATACATCTTTGTGTTAGAGGCTCACATTACATTGAGCCATAGGTTGAGCAAGAGTGATGCCTAAACACATTTGAGTGTGGTTGTCATTTGGATTGCATATACCTATAGTGAGGTTTGCTTGCATCTTTGTGATTGGCTTGGGAGCTTTGGCTCAGTTTGGTTGTTTGGTGTGTCTTGTGTGGGCCATTTAGAGACTAGCTCGGGAGCCTCGGGTTGTCACTTCAAGTTAATAGAGCCATGAGCCCAACTGCTCAAGAGTGTATTCGTGTCTTCTTGTACTTTCTATGACTATGGTTGGGTTTTTGATGTTCATTTTTGTAAAGCCAACTTATCAATGCAAGCGTGTTCATCATTTATGCCATAAGGATGCTTATTACATGCGTGTGTTGTGATTTTGCGAGATTTCTTGATTGCTTTAATGCTCATcttgcttgaggacaagcaagGGCTTACTTGGGGGGAGTTGATAACTCTTCATTTTACCCTTGTTTTATGCTTATTTAGTTTACATTCtcatgttgttgttgttctttctTATTAGTTTTATGGGATTTGATCGCCCTTGTGTAGGGTGTATTGTGTTTTTCTCGTTTTTGCAGGATTGATCACCTTTTCCCGAGCAAAGCAAGTTAGGGACGATGCGCCCCTAATCCCCCAGAGGTTTTGGAGAGGGAACAGAGCTAAACTGAGGATAGGAAATAGTCCCAAGCACTCATTTGAAGGCAAGGAGGCAAGAGGACCTTGACATGAGCATTTTGGGAGATTTTGATGAGATCGATCGGTCGATCACTTTAGATCGATCAATCGATCTCATTTGAAAACTTTGCTTAGCCCTAATCGTGACATGACTAAGCACATTAATTTACGACATCATTTCCTTAGAATTAAGGAGAGAATTAAGGGAATGAAGATTGGCACTGCTAAAAATTCTGCGAATATATTCACCATGTGTGTACCTACATGGACTTGTTGAATATCACACGATTTTGAGGGCCATTAAAGGCATTTTGGACTCATAAAAGCAATTTGGGTATTTAGAGACAATCAGGGTGGCAGAGGGAGAGTCTAGCATCATCTATGCATCTAGTTTGAGATATGTTTTTATGGGATCATTTAACACAAGGTGGAGATTGTGATAATATGAGCTAAATCTATTATGATTAGATTTTTAGGGGTTCTATAAAAACCCTCTTAACCATCTAATTGTATTATGTATTCAATTCTCTCCTCAcatattgaaaaattataatatctCCCTACCAGTGGACGTAGCCAACACATTATTAGTAAACTACgttaaatttatgttttatctttattgtttttgtttatcTTCCTTGCATTTGTTTCATTTTAAGTTGActactaaataaaaattatttaaaacccataatattatattacgcGTCTTATAACTACTACTACAAATCTACAATTAACCTACCTCAAACTTAACCTCAACCTCAACATCAACCACATACTTGCATAATCATAAGggcaaagccaaaaatgttacTCCTATTACATAATCCTTAGATGataattttgcataaaaaattaaaatttcaacatgTTTATCCCATCTCAAACATATTCAATTCTCACCACATTAAGATCTTATTGCTTGATTCAAGTATTACAAACGAATTTATAGTAATTATTCCAACTTTCCAATGAATATCATGTCTACTTACTCATTTATGCTCATATACCTTCTATTAACCAACAACTTAATCAAGAACTCATCACAATTATAACATTATTCGCCATATTATAGAGCAATTAAGcaataattagtttaattagACCCTACAAACTATTAATAAACTCAGCCATTTGCCTTTGTAACAAAGATGTTGAATCTGATTTGGGATGAAACACATTATATATATGACCTTCATTTTTAGCTTCAATCAATTTCACATTTTTCACACCATTTTTCTTCAAATAATCAGCATACATTTCTCCTCTTTCCTTAAGAAAATCTAATTCAGCAACATGAACGACCACCCTAGGGAATGAACTCCATTCATCATGATTAAGCTTAATCTTCTCATAATTACACCCAAAATAATCGCGATTTGATCCTTCGGGTATGCTTAATTTCCAAAACATATCATTCATTTGAACCTCTACATTACTTTCGTTCAACATTTCTTGGGTAGTCCTCTTCTCACTACCAAAATAAGGGTGTATTAATAATATCCCCTTGATTTGGACACTACTTAAGTCATGATCATTGTCATGATCGTCTCTCTTAGTAGCTTTT
This genomic interval carries:
- the LOC130803233 gene encoding DEAD-box ATP-dependent RNA helicase 15, encoding MGENRENEAYEEELLDYDEEEEKVPDSGIKTNGEAGKKGYVGIYSSGFRDFLLKPELLRAIVDSGFEHPSEVQHECIPQAILGMDVICQAKSGMGKTAVFVLSTLQQIDPVAGQVAALVLCHTRELAYQICHEFERFSTYLPGIKVAVFYGGVNIKVHKDLLKNECPHIVVGTPGRVLSLARDKDLSLKNVRHFILDECDKMLESLDMRRDVQEIFKMTPHDKQVMMFSATLSKTIRPVCKKFMQDPMEIYVDDEAKLTLHGLVQHYIKLSELEKNRKLNDLLDALDFNQVVIFVKSVSRAAELNKLLVECNFPSICIHSGMSQEERLARYKGFKDGKQRILVATDLVGRGIDIERVNIVINYDMPDSADTYLHRVGRAGRFGTKGLAITFVASASDSDVLNQVQERFEVDIKELPEQIDTSTYMPS